From the Paraflavitalea soli genome, the window TTATTGACGAGATCGAGATCGACTTCTCGGCTAAGCTGAATATCATTACCGGTGAAACCGGTGCCGGTAAATCGATCCTCATGGGCGCCCTGTCCCTGATCCTGGGCGACCGGGCCGATTCTTCCGTCTTATTGGACCGCGCCAAAAAAAGCGTGGCTGAAGGAACCTTTGAAACCAACGGGCAAAAAGAAATAAAAGCCTTCCTGAAGGAGTATGACCTCGATACGGAAGATGAACTGGTCATCCGCCGTGAAATAGCTGCCAATGGTAAATCGAGGGCTTTTGTAAATGATACACCAGTCAACCTGGAACAATTGCGCCAGTTGAGTTCCCTCCTCGTCGACCTGCACCGTCAATTCGATACCCTCGACCTGGGCGCTTCAGATTTTCAGCGCGATGTGCTGGATGCCCTGGCTGGTCATGGTGCTTTGTTACAGCAGTACCGCAGTTTGTTCACCCAATGGCAACATGCACGTCATGAACTGGACAGCCTGCAACAACAGAAGAACCAATTCACCAAAGAATACGATTACAATAAATTCCAATACGACGAACTGGAAGAAGCAGCACTGAAAGAAAACGAGCTGGAAGAAACAGATACCACCCTCAAATTGCTGAGCAATTCGGAAGGTATTAAAAGCGCGCTTACCAAGGTTGCTTATGAATTGAATGAAGGCGAGCAACCGATGGTGCAGCAACTAAAGTCGCTGTGCAACCAGTTGCAGTCATTCACCGGCTACCATACCGATTTGCCCGTCCTTCTACAAAGACTGCTATCGGCCCAGATAGAATTGCAGGACATTGCCGATGAAGTGGAGCGCATCAATGACCATGTGCAGTATGACCCGCAGCGCATAGAGCAGCTGAATGACCGCATGGCTGTTGGTTACAAGCTCCTGAAAAAACATGGCGTGAAAACCACTGCCGAATTGCTGGCCATTAAAGCTACGCTGGAAGAAAAGCTGCAGGCAGTGTTGAATATAGATGAAGCTATACTCAACAAAGAAAAAGCCGTACAGCAATCTCTGCAGGAAGCGCAGGCGATCGCTAAGACTATTTCAGCCAACCGGGTGAAGCAAATAAAGCCTTTGCAGGATAAGGTCAATAAGCTGCTGGCACAGGTAGGTATGCCCAATGCCCGGCTGCAGGTAGATGCCCAGCAGGCTGATGTACTGCAGGTACATGGCATAGATGTGATCGAATTCCTGTTCGATGCCAATAAAAGCAATCGTTTTGAGCCCATCCGTAAAGTGGCTTCCGGTGGTGAATTAAGCCGGTTGATGTTGTGCATCAAATCGCTGGTAGCGCAATCCCTCGACCTGGGTACCCTGATCTTTGATGAAATTGATACCGGTATTTCCGGTGAGGCTGCCAAACAGGTGGGTATTATCATGAAAGACCTGGCCAAAAAACGCCAGTTGATCAGCATTACCCATCAGCCGCAGATAGCCGGCAAGGCCGATTACCACTTCTTTGTGTACAAACAGATCAAGGGAGATACGATCAAAACGAATATCAAATTACTCTCCCAGGAAGAGCGGATCACGGCCATCGCCAAGATGCTCAGTGGTGAGAAGCCTACAGCGGCTGCCCTGGAAAATGCCCGTGAAATGGTGATGAACTAATGTTTTTGCTCCCCAATATTTTTCTCAATCCCTTTCTCCTGGTAACCTGGGTATTACTGGGTGTATTGCCCGCTTATTACCTCAATAAATACTTATTGAAGCTGGTGCGGCCGAAAGAATCCGTGCTGCGATTTCTCGCTTACCTGATAATTGTGATAGCCTTCACACTATTATATACCAGTATAGTGATATTCGTGTTGTCAAAAACAGTCTTCAGCTACTAACCCGCTTATTGTTATGTTACCTATCCTCAAATTAATGTTGTTCCCGCTGTTGGGTGGTATCGTATTCCTGGCAGGTTTTAGGGCCTACCGCTATTTCAATGAAAAGATCATTAGCAGCCGGTCCTTACCAGCCTTGCTCCTGTATACCGGCTTGTTGATAGCTGTCAATATAAGCATTGTAGTAGTAGGAATATTAACGCTGGTAAAGGTATATGAGTGGTTGAGCTGAGTTTTAATTGTCAAATATTCCTATTTTTACGCCTCAACCATCATAAAAAACAATAAACTATAAGCCAGTTATGTCGTACAACCTGCTTAAAGGAAAGAAAGGGATCGTATTTGGGGCCTTAGATGAGAAATCCATTGCCTGGAGAACTGCACTGCGCTGCCATGAAGAAGGCGCTCAGCTGGTATTGACCAATGCACCGGTAGCCATGCGGATGGGAGAGATCAATAAACTGGCCGAAACAACCAAAGCGCCTGTGATCCCTGCCGATGTAACCAATATGGATGACCTGAAGAAGCTGTTTGAAGAAGCCATGAAGCATTTTGGTGGTGGTATTGATTTTATCTTACACTCCGTGGCCATGGGCATGAATGTGCGCAAGGGCAAGCATTATACAGAGATCGATTATAACTGGAACCAAAAAACACTGGATATATCTTCCATGTCCTTGCACCGCGTATTGCGCACTGCCTGGGATATGGATGCTTTGAATGAGCACGCCAGCGTGGTAGGTCTTACCTATATTGCTGCACAACGTGTGTTCCCCGACTACAATGAAATGGCCGATGCCAAAGCCCTGCTGGAAGCAGTAGCGCGCAACTTTGGTTATCATTATGGCATTCGTAAAAAAGTAAGGATTAATACCGTATCACAATCACCGGTAAAGACAACTGCTGGCAGTGGTGTAAAGGGCTTTGATGGATTCCTGACCTATGCCGAAAAGATGAGCCCGTTGGGTAATGCCAGTGCTGATGACTGCGCCAACTATTGTGTTACCCTGTTCAGCGATCTTACTAAGATGGTAACCATGCAGAATCTCTTCCATGATGGCGGATTCTCTTTCACGGGTGTAACACAAGCTGTGATCGATCAGATGGAGAAATAATTACGAGCTTATTATTAGCTAAAAGAGAATGGTGAGCCGCCCCCGAAGGGCGACCCACCATTCTCTTTTTTGTTGTATCGCATTAAAATTAAAAAGAGTGGGTATGTTAAATGCAAAGGGTTGGTATGTTAAATGCAAAGGATGGGCATGTTAAATGCAAAGGGTGGGTCGCCTTCTTAAGGCGGCTCACCCTTTGCATTTGTATTTTAGACAGAATAAAAAAGCGAACCGCTTAGGTCCGCTTTATCAATTAAGTAAGTAGGGTATTAATATTCGTCTTCGTTGAAGAAGAAGTCATCCTGACTGGGGTAATCGGGCCAGATGTCCTCAATACCCTCATAGATCTCTCCTTCATCTTCCAGTTCCTGGAGATTTTCTACCACTTCAATAGGTGCGCCACTACGGATAGCGTAGTCGATCAATTCGTCCTTGGTAGCAGGCCAGGGTGCGTCTTCAAGATATGATGCTAATTCTAGTGTCCAAAACATGGGATGCCCGTTTTAAAAATTTTATCAGGAAATTGCTTTGTACATCCTTTCAACAAAGCCGCAAAACCTAACAATTATTGTCGGGGGACTGTTGCATGGAACCCGGTTTTCTTATCCGGCAGGCAAAACGGTACCCGGCAATTTTTTCGCAAAAGTAACCTTCTTCGCGAAAAAACCAAATCAATCTTTGAAAAGCGGGGTCAACATTTTCTTAAAAAAAGTAACCTGCCGTCCGGCCGGGCCGGAAGCCAATGGTTTGTAGTATCTTGACCCTTTGTTTCACAATTCGCAATACATGTTAACGGCCACCAACATACATAAATATTACGACCAGCTTTGGGTACTGAAAGGAGTAGATCTGACCATCAAACAGGGGGAAATTGCCAGTATTGTTGGCCCTTCCGGTTCCGGAAAAAGTACTTTACTCCACATTTTAGGCACCCTGGACCAGCCCAGTAAGGGAGAGGTCATGATCAACGGCCAGAAAATCAACTTTTTTGCGGATAAGCAGGTGGCTGCTTTCCGGAATCATCATATTGGTTTTGTATTCCAATTCCATCATTTGCTGCCCGAATTTACCGCGGTAGAAAATGTCTGCATACCCGGCTGGATGGCCGGCCGCAAGAAAAAAGAGGTGGCCGAAAGGGCCGTACAGCTGCTGGAAATGCTGGGATTGGGAAGCCGGCTCGAAAATAAGCCCAATGCCTTATCGGGCGGCGAGCAGCAGCGGGTGGCTGTTGCCCGGGCCCTGATCAATAATCCCAAAATTGTATTTGCCGATGAGCCTACAGGCAACCTGGATTCGGCCAATGCCCGGGAGTTGCACCAGCTCTTTTTCGACCTGCGCAAACAGTTCAACCAAACTTTCCTGATCGTAACGCACAATGAGGAGCTGGCGCAAATGAGCGACAGGATCTTGCATATGAGAGACGGGAAAATGGTAATTTAAACTCTTGGCTTCCAGGGTATTTCCGGGGCTTGCAGCTGTTGGCCGGTGTAGCGGGCCAGCATAAACAGGTAATCGCTCAGGCGGTTGATATATTGAAGAATGATGGCTTCTACTTCCTGGCCTTCCAGTTCCAGTCTTACACAACAACGTTCGGCACGACGGCATACGCAACGCGCTATATGCAGCTGTGATACGGTGGGATGACCTCCGGGCAGAATAAAGTGCTTCATAGGAGGCAGTGCTTCCGTCATCCGGTCAATCTCTTTTTCCAGGAAATGAATATCAGTATCCTTCAGATCGGGGATACGCATTTTGGGCTCTTTGATGGGATCGCAGGCCAGGGCGCTGCCAATAGTGAAGAGGCGGTCCTGTACTTCCTGCAGCACGGCACGGCTGGTATCGTCCATTATGAGGTCGCGGCAAAGACCGATATAGGAGTTCAACTCATCCACGGTGCCATAAGCTTCTATGCGCAGGTGCGATTTGGGAACCTTGGTGCCGCCGATGAGGGAAGTATTGCCTTTATCACCGGTTTTAGTATAGATCTTAAAGGCCATGCTGTTTCGTGTTTTGAGTTTCGTGTTTAGCGTTGCTCCGCGAATTGGAATTGTTGAGACAAATGTAAGCGGTTAAGGTTTACAGATTTATTCAGCCTGTTACACCTGAGAACCCGAAACTCCAAACCCGAAACGCTACACTGTTACCAGCTGATCGCTACGGCGTTTATCACTTTCAATAACGCCATCACGCAACCGTACGATGCGGTGGGCATGGTTGGCAATATCTTCTTCATGCGTTACCAGTACCACGGTATTGCCGCTTTCCTGGATCTTGCCAAAGATGTCCATGATCTCGATGGAGGTTTTGGTATCGAGGTTACCGGTAGGCTCATCGGCCAGTATAAGGGAGGGGCTGTTGACCAGGGCCCGGGCTATGGCTACCCGCTGATTTTGTCCGCCCGAAAGTTCATTGGGTTTGTGGTGGCTTCTTTCTTCCAGGCCTACTTTCTGGATCACCTCCATGGCCATTTCCGTCCGTTGCTTTTTGGGAACACCGGCATATACCAGTGGAAGGGCCACATTTTCCAGGGCTGTGAGGCGGGGCAGAAGGTTGAACTGCTGGAATACGAACCCGATCTCCGAATTGCGTACCTCAGCCAGGGAGTCATCCACCATTTTACTTACATCCTGTCCGTTCAATATGTATTTTCCGGCGGTGGGCGTGTCCAGGCAGCCCAGGATATTCATGAGGGTACTCTTACCCGACCCCGAAGGTCCCATGAGGGCCACATACTCGTTTTTAAGGATATCCAGGTTGATTCCTTTCAGTACGCGGATCTCCTGTCTACCCATGAAATAGCTCTTACGGATCTCTTCCAGGTGAATAATAGACTTCATCATGATATTTGGTTGATGCGTACGCTAGGCTTCCGTTTTCCGGATCACTTTGGGTACTTTAAAGAATATGCCATCTGTGTCGGGAGCATTTTTAACCCCTTCCTCCCTGGATACCGATCCCTGCACCACATCTTCCCTCAATACATTGACGTTATCCGACATGTGTAACAGGGGGGCAACACCTTCCGTATCCAGCTCATTCAGTTTGTCGACAAAATGGATCATTCGTTGCAGGTCATGCTTAATTATTTCTTTCTCAGCTTCATTGAACTGCAAACGGGCCAGGTTGGCGAGGTTTTCCACTAATGCGTCATTGACTTCCATACCTAACAAAAATAGTTGAAAAAACATTCCGGATGTAGAATTTAGGATTTCGTATTACTCCGTACACAGCGCCTGTTGATTACCTGCCTGTTCGTGCTTGTTTTAAGCCCAATAGGCATGCCTTTAGTTGTTTATCAGCGATCTGTCCCCATCCGAAATTCTACATCCTAAATCCGAAATCGTCTTATCTTCGCCCCCTTATGGAAAAGCGTGATCAGCAACAGATTGTTATGAGCGGTATCCGTCCCACCGGCTTTTTACACCTGGGTAATTACTTTGGGGCCTTGCGCAATTTTGTGCGTATGCAGGAAGAATATCCCTGCTTTTTTATGGTGGCAGACCTCCACGCGCTGACCACCCATCCGGATACAAAAGAACTGAAAACGAATATCCACCGGGTACTGGCCGAACACATTGCCTGTGGCCTGGATCCCGATAAAGCCGCCCT encodes:
- the recN gene encoding DNA repair protein RecN — encoded protein: MLKKLFIQNYAIIDEIEIDFSAKLNIITGETGAGKSILMGALSLILGDRADSSVLLDRAKKSVAEGTFETNGQKEIKAFLKEYDLDTEDELVIRREIAANGKSRAFVNDTPVNLEQLRQLSSLLVDLHRQFDTLDLGASDFQRDVLDALAGHGALLQQYRSLFTQWQHARHELDSLQQQKNQFTKEYDYNKFQYDELEEAALKENELEETDTTLKLLSNSEGIKSALTKVAYELNEGEQPMVQQLKSLCNQLQSFTGYHTDLPVLLQRLLSAQIELQDIADEVERINDHVQYDPQRIEQLNDRMAVGYKLLKKHGVKTTAELLAIKATLEEKLQAVLNIDEAILNKEKAVQQSLQEAQAIAKTISANRVKQIKPLQDKVNKLLAQVGMPNARLQVDAQQADVLQVHGIDVIEFLFDANKSNRFEPIRKVASGGELSRLMLCIKSLVAQSLDLGTLIFDEIDTGISGEAAKQVGIIMKDLAKKRQLISITHQPQIAGKADYHFFVYKQIKGDTIKTNIKLLSQEERITAIAKMLSGEKPTAAALENAREMVMN
- the gatC gene encoding Asp-tRNA(Asn)/Glu-tRNA(Gln) amidotransferase subunit GatC; the protein is MEVNDALVENLANLARLQFNEAEKEIIKHDLQRMIHFVDKLNELDTEGVAPLLHMSDNVNVLREDVVQGSVSREEGVKNAPDTDGIFFKVPKVIRKTEA
- a CDS encoding enoyl-ACP reductase FabI, which translates into the protein MSYNLLKGKKGIVFGALDEKSIAWRTALRCHEEGAQLVLTNAPVAMRMGEINKLAETTKAPVIPADVTNMDDLKKLFEEAMKHFGGGIDFILHSVAMGMNVRKGKHYTEIDYNWNQKTLDISSMSLHRVLRTAWDMDALNEHASVVGLTYIAAQRVFPDYNEMADAKALLEAVARNFGYHYGIRKKVRINTVSQSPVKTTAGSGVKGFDGFLTYAEKMSPLGNASADDCANYCVTLFSDLTKMVTMQNLFHDGGFSFTGVTQAVIDQMEK
- a CDS encoding ABC transporter ATP-binding protein, which gives rise to MMKSIIHLEEIRKSYFMGRQEIRVLKGINLDILKNEYVALMGPSGSGKSTLMNILGCLDTPTAGKYILNGQDVSKMVDDSLAEVRNSEIGFVFQQFNLLPRLTALENVALPLVYAGVPKKQRTEMAMEVIQKVGLEERSHHKPNELSGGQNQRVAIARALVNSPSLILADEPTGNLDTKTSIEIMDIFGKIQESGNTVVLVTHEEDIANHAHRIVRLRDGVIESDKRRSDQLVTV
- a CDS encoding ABC transporter ATP-binding protein; its protein translation is MLTATNIHKYYDQLWVLKGVDLTIKQGEIASIVGPSGSGKSTLLHILGTLDQPSKGEVMINGQKINFFADKQVAAFRNHHIGFVFQFHHLLPEFTAVENVCIPGWMAGRKKKEVAERAVQLLEMLGLGSRLENKPNALSGGEQQRVAVARALINNPKIVFADEPTGNLDSANARELHQLFFDLRKQFNQTFLIVTHNEELAQMSDRILHMRDGKMVI
- a CDS encoding DUF2795 domain-containing protein yields the protein MFWTLELASYLEDAPWPATKDELIDYAIRSGAPIEVVENLQELEDEGEIYEGIEDIWPDYPSQDDFFFNEDEY
- a CDS encoding cob(I)yrinic acid a,c-diamide adenosyltransferase; translation: MAFKIYTKTGDKGNTSLIGGTKVPKSHLRIEAYGTVDELNSYIGLCRDLIMDDTSRAVLQEVQDRLFTIGSALACDPIKEPKMRIPDLKDTDIHFLEKEIDRMTEALPPMKHFILPGGHPTVSQLHIARCVCRRAERCCVRLELEGQEVEAIILQYINRLSDYLFMLARYTGQQLQAPEIPWKPRV